The Nerophis lumbriciformis linkage group LG24, RoL_Nlum_v2.1, whole genome shotgun sequence genome includes a region encoding these proteins:
- the ndufab1b gene encoding NADH:ubiquinone oxidoreductase subunit AB1b → MASQVLRQCVRSSLRLLAANVTMRAAPGPLAAAVRPLSFAVDSRRTRWLGQSQISSLLPCRQYSDLPPLTLDTIKERVMYVLKLYDKINPESLQTSSHFMKDLGLDSLDQVEIIMAMEDEFGFEIPDAEAEKLMSPAEIVQYIADKKDVYE, encoded by the exons ATGGCGTCCCAAGTCTTGCGCCAGTGCGTCCGCTCCTCGCTGAGGCTGCTCGCCGCTAACGTGACGATGAGAGCCGCCCCGGGACCTTTAGCCGCCGCCGTCCGGCCGTTGTCCTTTGCCGTGGACAGCCGCAGGACGCGGTGGCTCGGACAGAGCCAG ATCTCTTCGTTGTTGCCATGCCGACAATACAGCGACCTGCCCCCCCTCACCCTGGACACCATCAAGGAGCGCGTCATGTACGTCCTCAAGCTCTACGACAAGATCAACCCCGAGAGC CTGCAGACGTCGTCGCACTTCATGAAAGACCTGGGTCTGGACAGCCTGGACCAGGTGGAGATCATCATGGCCATGGAGGACGAGTTCG GCTTCGAGATTCCCGACGCAGAAGCGGAGAAGCTGATGTCGCCTGCAGAGATCGTGCAGTACATCGCGGACAAGAAGGATGTTTATGAGTAA
- the dctn5 gene encoding dynactin subunit 5, with protein sequence MELSEMLYNKAEYIETASGNKVSRQSVLCGSQNIVLNGKTIVMNDCIIRGDLANVRVGRHCVVKSRSVIRPPFKKFSKGVAFFPLHIGDHVFIEEDCVVNAAQIGSYVHIGKNCVIGRRCVLKDCCKILDNTVLPPETVVPPFTVFSGCPGLFSGELPECTQDLMIDVTKSYYQKFLPLSQI encoded by the exons ATGGAGTTGTCGGAAATGTTGTACAACAAAGCAGAGTACATCGAGACG GCCTCCGGTAACAAAGTTAGCCGGCAGTCGGTGCTGTGTGGAAGCCAAAACATCGTACTTAATGGAAAA ACCATTGTCATGAATGATTGCATCATCAGGGGGGACCTGGCTAATGTCCGGGTGGGCAGACATTGTGTGGTCAAAAGCAGGAGTGTCATTCGGCCACCTTTCAAAAAATTCAGCAAAGG AGTGGCGTTCTTCCCGCTGCACATCGGCGACCACGTCTTCATCGAGGAGGACTGTGTGGTCAACGCTGCCCAGATCGGCTCCTACGTCCACATTGGCAAGAACTGTGTCATA GGTCGTCGCTGCGTCCTGAAAGACTGCTGCAAGATCTTGGACAACACGGTTCTTCCTCCGGAGACGGTGGTGCCTCCTTTCACCGTCTTCTCGGGATGTCCAG GTCTGTTTTCGGGCGAGTTGCCGGAGTGCACGCAGGACCTGATGATCGACGTCACCAAGAGTTACTACCAGAAGTTTCTCCCTCTCAGCCAAATCTGA